A stretch of the Narcine bancroftii isolate sNarBan1 chromosome 14, sNarBan1.hap1, whole genome shotgun sequence genome encodes the following:
- the tmod2 gene encoding tropomodulin-2, translated as MALPFKKDLEKYKDIDEDELLGKLSEEELKQLETTLEELDPEHALLPAGFRQKDQTVKSPTGPFDRDQLLLFLEKEALEYKDREDFVPFSGEKKGKLWMPKQKPMEQRVEEKVILDPELEEALTSASDTELCDLAAILGMHTLNNTHYCDSIGGNKGGLNNVVKGEKVKPVFDEPPNPTNVEESLQRIKDNDPGLVEINLNNIKNIPIPTLKDFAEALKKNSHLKKFSLAATRSNDPIAFALADMLRQNTTLKSLNIESNFITGVGMQLIIDALKENETLMEIKIDNQRQQLGATVEMEIAQMLERNNSILKFGYQFMQQGPRARAAAAITKNNDLVRKKRVEGDAS; from the exons ATGGCCCTACCATTCAAAAAGGACCTGGAGAAATATAAAGATATTGATGAGGATGAACTACTTGGCAAACTGAGTGAGGAAGAATTGAAGCAGCTGGAAACTACCCTTGAGGAACTGGATCCAGAG CATGCACTCCTACCAGCAGGCTTTCGTCAAAAGGACCAAACTGTCAAATCTCCAACTGGACCCTTTGATAGAGATCAGCTTCTTTTATTCTTGGAGAAGGAGGCTTTGGAATACAAAGATAGGGAAGATTTTGTGCCTTTTTCAGGAGAGAAAAAAG GAAAGTTATGGATGCCGAAGCAGAAACCCATGGAGCAGCGTGTAGAAGAGAAAGTAATTCTGGACCCAGAACTGGAAGAAGCTTTGACTAGTGCATCAGACACTGAGCTCTGTGACCTTGCAG CCATTCTCGGAATGCACACTTTAAACAACACTCATTACTGTGATTCAATCGGTGGAAACAAAGGGGGGTTGAACA ATGTTGTCAAAGGTGAGAAGGTCAAACCTGTTTTTGATGAGCCTCCCAACCCAACAAATGTAGAAGAAAGTTTACAACGAATAAAAGACAATGACCCAGGGCTTGTGGAAATTAATCTTAATAACATTAAG AATATTCCAATTCCAACGCTAAAAGACTTTgcagaagcattgaaaaaaaattctcatctgaAGAAGTTTAGTTTGGCAGCAACTCGGAGCAATGATCCCATTGCTTTT GCATTAGCAGATATGCTACGACAAAATACAACACTTAAAAGTTTAAATATTGAGTCAAACTTCATCACTGGTGTTGGTATGCAGTTGATCATAGATGCACTGAAAGAAAATGAAACTTTAATGGAGATCAAGATTGATAATCAG CGCCAGCAACTAGGTGCAACGGTTGAAATGGAAATAGCGCAAATGTTGGAAAGAAACAACTCTATTTTGAAATTTGGGTATCAGTTTATGCAACAAGGACCACGAGCCAGGGCAGCTGCAGCCATAACTAAAAACAATGATTTAG